A single region of the Ancylobacter novellus DSM 506 genome encodes:
- the atpD gene encoding F0F1 ATP synthase subunit beta, with protein MAKVGRITQVIGAVVDVQFEDHLPEILNALDTTNNGARLVLEVAQHLGENTVRTIAMDSTEGLVRGAEVKDTGGPIAVPVGEATLGRIMNVIGEPVDEAGPVVGTTTRGIHQPAPSYAEQSTEAEILVTGIKVVDLLAPYSKGGKVGLFGGAGVGKTVLIMELINNIAKAHGGYSVFAGVGERTREGNDLYHEMIESKVNVDPHENNGSAAGSKCALVYGQMNEPPGARARVALTGLTVAEYFRDQGQDVLFFVDNIFRFTQAGSEVSALLGRIPSAVGYQPTLATDMGALQERITTTTKGSITSVQAIYVPADDLTDPAPAASFAHLDATTVLSRSIAEKGIYPAVDPLDSTSRILSPMILGEEHYNVARQVQQTLQRYKSLQDIIAILGMDELSEEDKTTVARARKIERFLSQPFHVAEVFTGSPGKLVDLADTIKGFKGLVEGKYDHLPEQAFYMVGTIEEAIEKGKKLAAEAA; from the coding sequence ATGGCTAAGGTCGGACGCATCACGCAGGTCATCGGCGCCGTCGTGGACGTGCAGTTCGAGGATCACCTGCCGGAGATCCTGAACGCGCTGGACACCACCAATAACGGCGCGCGGCTCGTGCTCGAAGTGGCGCAGCATCTCGGTGAGAACACCGTGCGCACCATCGCCATGGACTCGACCGAAGGTCTGGTCCGCGGCGCCGAGGTGAAGGACACCGGCGGCCCGATCGCGGTGCCGGTCGGCGAGGCCACCCTCGGCCGCATCATGAACGTCATCGGCGAGCCGGTGGACGAGGCCGGCCCGGTGGTCGGCACGACCACCCGCGGCATCCACCAGCCGGCCCCGTCCTATGCCGAGCAGTCGACCGAGGCCGAGATCCTCGTCACCGGCATCAAGGTCGTCGACCTGCTGGCGCCCTACTCCAAGGGCGGCAAGGTCGGCCTGTTCGGCGGCGCCGGCGTCGGCAAGACCGTGCTCATCATGGAGCTCATCAACAACATCGCGAAGGCGCACGGCGGCTATTCCGTGTTCGCCGGCGTGGGCGAGCGTACCCGCGAGGGCAACGACCTCTACCACGAGATGATCGAGTCCAAGGTGAACGTCGATCCGCACGAGAACAACGGCTCGGCCGCCGGTTCCAAGTGCGCCCTCGTCTATGGCCAGATGAACGAGCCGCCGGGCGCCCGCGCCCGCGTCGCCCTGACCGGCCTCACCGTCGCCGAGTATTTCCGCGACCAGGGCCAGGACGTGCTGTTCTTCGTCGACAACATCTTCCGCTTCACCCAGGCGGGCTCGGAAGTGTCGGCGCTGCTCGGCCGCATCCCCTCGGCGGTGGGCTACCAGCCGACGCTCGCCACCGACATGGGCGCGCTGCAGGAGCGCATCACCACCACCACCAAGGGTTCGATCACCTCGGTGCAGGCGATCTACGTGCCGGCCGACGACCTGACCGACCCGGCCCCGGCCGCCTCCTTCGCCCATCTTGACGCCACGACCGTGCTGTCGCGCTCGATCGCCGAGAAGGGCATCTACCCGGCGGTGGACCCGCTCGATAGCACCTCGCGCATCCTGTCGCCGATGATCCTCGGCGAGGAGCACTACAACGTGGCGCGCCAGGTGCAGCAGACGCTGCAGCGCTACAAGTCGCTGCAGGACATCATCGCGATCCTGGGCATGGACGAGCTGTCCGAAGAGGACAAGACGACCGTCGCCCGCGCCCGCAAGATCGAACGCTTCCTGTCGCAGCCCTTCCACGTCGCCGAAGTCTTCACCGGCTCGCCGGGCAAGCTCGTCGACCTCGCCGACACCATCAAGGGCTTCAAGGGCCTGGTGGAAGGCAAGTACGACCACCTCCCGGAGCAGGCCTTCTACATGGTCGGCACCATCGAAGAGGCGATCGAGAAGGGCAAGAAGCTGGCTGCCGAGGCGGCGTGA
- the infA gene encoding translation initiation factor IF-1, with amino-acid sequence MAKEELLEFDGTVTEVLPDGNFRVVLDNEHEILAYAAGKMKKNRIRTIVGDRVVVEMSPYDLERGRINFRHKTGGPTPPIGSGQRRPPPGRRR; translated from the coding sequence ATGGCGAAAGAGGAACTGCTCGAGTTCGACGGCACCGTGACGGAAGTACTGCCCGACGGCAACTTCCGCGTCGTGCTCGACAATGAACACGAGATACTCGCCTATGCGGCGGGCAAGATGAAGAAGAACCGCATCCGCACCATCGTCGGCGACCGCGTCGTCGTCGAGATGTCGCCCTACGACCTCGAGCGCGGGCGCATCAATTTCCGCCACAAGACCGGCGGCCCCACCCCGCCGATCGGTTCCGGCCAGCGCCGCCCGCCGCCCGGCCGCCGCCGCTGA
- the atpA gene encoding F0F1 ATP synthase subunit alpha: MDIRAAEISAILKEQIKNFGQEAEVSEVGQVLSVGDGIARIYGLDNVQAGEMVEFENGTRGMALNLEIDNVGVVIFGSDREIKEGQTVKRTGAIVDVPVGKGLLGRVVDALGNPIDGKGPIEATERRRVDVKAPGIIPRKSVHEPMQTGLKAIDALIPIGRGQRELIIGDRQTGKTAIALDTILNQKPINQGTDEKAKLYCVYVAVGQKRSTVAQFVKVLEEQGALEYSIVVAATASDAAPMQFLAPFAGTAMGEFFRDNGMHALIIHDDLSKQAVAYRQMSLLLRRPPGREAYPGDVFYLHSRLLERAAKLNDENGAGSLTALPVIETQANDVSAYIPTNVISITDGQIFLESDLFFQGIRPAVNVGLSVSRVGSSAQIKAMKQVAGKIKGELAQYRELAAFAQFGSDLDAATQKLLNRGARLTELLKQSQFSPLKVEEQVVVIYAGTNGYLDALPVSKVREFENGLLLALRSKHADILDTIRTSKELSKDTTEKLVKAIDAFAKTFA; this comes from the coding sequence ATGGATATCCGCGCCGCTGAAATTTCCGCGATCCTCAAGGAGCAGATCAAGAATTTCGGCCAGGAAGCCGAAGTCTCCGAGGTGGGTCAGGTCCTCTCCGTCGGTGACGGCATCGCCCGCATCTACGGCCTCGACAACGTCCAGGCCGGCGAGATGGTCGAGTTCGAGAACGGCACGCGCGGCATGGCGCTGAACCTCGAAATCGACAATGTCGGCGTCGTCATCTTCGGCTCCGACCGCGAGATCAAGGAAGGCCAGACCGTCAAGCGCACCGGCGCCATCGTCGACGTTCCGGTCGGCAAGGGCCTGCTCGGCCGCGTGGTCGACGCTCTCGGCAACCCGATCGACGGCAAGGGTCCGATCGAGGCCACCGAGCGTCGCCGCGTCGACGTGAAGGCCCCGGGCATCATTCCGCGCAAGTCGGTGCACGAGCCGATGCAGACCGGCCTCAAGGCCATCGACGCGCTGATCCCGATCGGCCGCGGCCAGCGCGAGCTGATCATCGGCGACCGCCAGACCGGCAAGACCGCCATCGCGCTCGACACCATCCTCAACCAGAAGCCCATCAACCAGGGCACGGACGAGAAGGCCAAGCTCTACTGCGTCTACGTCGCGGTGGGCCAGAAGCGCTCGACCGTCGCGCAGTTCGTGAAGGTGCTGGAAGAGCAGGGCGCGCTGGAATATTCCATCGTCGTCGCCGCCACCGCTTCCGACGCCGCGCCGATGCAGTTCCTGGCGCCGTTCGCCGGCACCGCCATGGGCGAGTTCTTCCGCGACAACGGCATGCACGCCCTCATCATCCATGACGACCTGTCCAAGCAGGCCGTGGCGTACCGCCAGATGTCGCTGCTGCTGCGCCGCCCGCCGGGCCGCGAAGCCTATCCGGGCGACGTGTTCTACCTGCACTCCCGCCTGCTGGAGCGCGCCGCCAAGCTCAATGACGAGAACGGCGCCGGCTCGCTGACCGCCCTTCCGGTCATCGAGACCCAGGCCAACGACGTGTCGGCCTACATCCCGACCAACGTGATCTCGATCACCGACGGCCAGATCTTCCTCGAGTCCGACCTGTTCTTCCAGGGCATCCGCCCGGCGGTGAACGTCGGCCTCTCGGTGTCGCGCGTCGGCTCCTCGGCGCAGATCAAGGCGATGAAGCAGGTTGCCGGCAAGATCAAGGGCGAGCTCGCCCAGTACCGCGAGCTGGCCGCCTTCGCCCAGTTCGGCTCGGACCTCGACGCCGCCACGCAGAAGCTGCTCAACCGCGGCGCCCGCCTGACCGAGTTGCTGAAGCAGTCGCAGTTCTCGCCGCTGAAGGTCGAGGAGCAGGTGGTGGTGATCTACGCCGGCACCAACGGCTATCTCGACGCCCTGCCGGTCTCCAAGGTGCGCGAGTTCGAGAACGGCCTGCTGCTGGCCCTGCGCTCCAAGCACGCCGACATCCTCGACACGATCCGCACCTCCAAGGAGCTGTCGAAGGACACCACCGAGAAGCTCGTCAAGGCGATCGACGCCTTCGCGAAGACCTTCGCCTGA
- a CDS encoding GntR family transcriptional regulator, with the protein MHELSSEAPAAERGRSEALIRARILEAIFERRLPPGEKLTEDRLAELFGVSRTVVRQALARLAQDGIVEQHPNRGAFVAAPSRAYARHVLAARAVVEPEIAGAAACSCDDHALARLRRHIATEDEARAAGDRATLVRLTGAFHVVLAEVAGNPVFVRLLTELQALSSLSILLYARGEHSACPPDEHSNIVAAIERGASMEAAELMRAHIAHVAADMDLSEPAGRPEGLAQALGFAPRARQPR; encoded by the coding sequence ATGCACGAGCTGAGCAGCGAAGCGCCTGCGGCGGAACGGGGCCGTTCCGAGGCGCTTATCCGCGCCCGCATCCTCGAGGCGATCTTCGAGCGGCGGCTGCCGCCGGGCGAGAAGCTGACCGAGGATCGGCTGGCGGAGCTGTTCGGGGTCAGCCGTACCGTGGTGCGCCAGGCCCTGGCGCGCCTCGCGCAGGACGGCATCGTCGAGCAGCATCCCAATCGCGGCGCTTTCGTCGCGGCGCCGAGCCGGGCCTATGCCCGCCATGTGCTCGCCGCCCGCGCGGTGGTGGAGCCGGAGATCGCGGGAGCGGCGGCGTGCAGCTGCGATGATCACGCCCTCGCCCGTCTGCGCCGGCACATCGCCACCGAGGACGAGGCGCGCGCCGCCGGCGACCGGGCGACGCTGGTGCGGCTCACCGGCGCGTTCCATGTCGTGCTGGCGGAAGTGGCGGGAAACCCGGTCTTCGTCCGGCTGCTCACCGAGTTGCAGGCGCTGAGCTCGCTGTCGATCCTGCTCTATGCGCGCGGCGAGCATTCCGCCTGCCCGCCGGACGAGCACTCCAACATCGTCGCCGCCATCGAGCGCGGCGCATCGATGGAGGCGGCCGAGCTGATGCGCGCGCATATCGCGCATGTGGCGGCGGACATGGACTTAAGCGAGCCGGCCGGGCGGCCGGAAGGGCTGGCGCAGGCGCTGGGCTTCGCGCCGCGCGCGCGGCAACCGCGCTGA
- a CDS encoding TenA family protein: MSSDATSFSASTFSAHAWGRNLPTYEAIRSMPFNDALADGTLSLERFRHYMVQDAHYLIAFGRGLAIAAAKADDPDGLVQFAEAAKVAVVVERSLHADFFDKFGIGPEEFGRTEMSPVCHHYSNFLIANAYAEPYPVVLAALLPCFWIYAEIGRDILGRAVRPNPYDAWIDTYAGEEFHEAVRAVIATTDRAAAGASPDVLTRMHAAYKRATQLEWMFWDSAWRMADWPV; this comes from the coding sequence ATGAGCAGCGACGCGACGAGCTTCAGCGCCTCCACCTTCAGCGCGCATGCCTGGGGCCGCAACCTGCCGACCTATGAGGCGATCCGCAGCATGCCGTTCAACGACGCGCTGGCGGACGGAACGCTGTCGCTGGAGCGCTTCCGCCACTACATGGTGCAGGACGCGCATTACCTCATCGCCTTCGGCCGCGGCCTCGCCATCGCCGCCGCCAAGGCCGACGACCCGGACGGGCTGGTGCAGTTCGCCGAGGCCGCCAAGGTCGCGGTGGTGGTGGAGCGCTCGCTGCACGCCGACTTCTTCGACAAATTCGGCATCGGGCCGGAGGAGTTCGGGCGGACCGAGATGTCGCCGGTCTGCCACCATTATTCGAACTTCCTGATCGCGAACGCCTATGCCGAGCCCTATCCGGTGGTGCTGGCGGCGCTGCTGCCCTGCTTCTGGATCTATGCCGAGATCGGCCGCGACATACTCGGCCGCGCCGTGCGCCCAAACCCCTATGACGCCTGGATTGACACCTATGCCGGCGAGGAGTTCCACGAGGCGGTGCGCGCGGTGATCGCCACCACCGACCGCGCCGCGGCCGGCGCCTCGCCGGACGTGCTCACCCGCATGCACGCGGCCTATAAGCGCGCGACCCAGCTGGAATGGATGTTCTGGGATTCGGCCTGGCGCATGGCAGACTGGCCGGTCTGA
- a CDS encoding class I SAM-dependent methyltransferase → MYPDVVGLRSFYAQPLGVVTRRLVGRAIRARFDNVRGLSLLGIGYATPYLGMFREECERSLAFMPGAQGVTRWPSAAPTLAALVDETELPLRDGMIDRVIAVHLLEMTPDAEEVLREVWRVLAPGGRLLCIVPSRRGIWARTENNPFGHGRPFSRTQITDLLRGALFTPVGWDEALYMPPVARNWFLRSAVAWERVGATLSLPFAGVHIVEATKQVYKPVATKRRSRLRVLKPVLEPVLAPRPVGG, encoded by the coding sequence ATGTATCCCGATGTGGTCGGCCTTCGCAGCTTCTATGCCCAGCCGCTCGGCGTGGTGACGCGCCGGCTGGTCGGGCGCGCCATCCGCGCGCGTTTCGACAATGTGCGCGGGCTGTCGCTGCTCGGCATCGGCTATGCGACGCCCTATCTCGGCATGTTCCGCGAGGAATGCGAGCGCTCGCTCGCCTTCATGCCGGGCGCGCAGGGGGTGACGCGCTGGCCTTCCGCCGCGCCGACGCTGGCCGCCCTCGTCGACGAGACCGAGCTGCCGCTGCGCGACGGCATGATTGACCGCGTCATCGCCGTGCACCTTCTGGAGATGACGCCGGACGCCGAGGAAGTGCTGCGCGAGGTCTGGCGCGTGCTGGCGCCGGGCGGGCGGCTGCTGTGCATCGTGCCGAGCCGGCGCGGCATCTGGGCGCGCACGGAAAACAACCCGTTCGGTCATGGCCGCCCCTTCTCGCGCACGCAGATCACCGACCTCTTGCGCGGGGCGCTGTTCACGCCGGTGGGCTGGGACGAGGCGCTCTACATGCCCCCCGTGGCGCGCAACTGGTTCCTGCGCTCGGCGGTGGCGTGGGAGCGCGTCGGCGCCACGCTGTCGCTGCCCTTCGCCGGGGTGCACATCGTCGAGGCGACCAAGCAGGTCTACAAGCCCGTCGCCACCAAGCGCCGCTCGCGCCTGCGGGTGCTCAAGCCCGTGCTGGAGCCGGTGCTGGCGCCGAGGCCGGTGGGCGGGTGA
- a CDS encoding F0F1 ATP synthase subunit epsilon, producing the protein MATFPFELVSPERLVYSGTVSEVVVPGTEGEFGILAGHAPFVSTLKPGILTIKGDGATRKLFVRGGFAEANPQGLTVLAETAIPLAELHAENLTQMIKDAEEDVEDAKDETTRNRRLVFLEQVKSAAAAVEADARTAH; encoded by the coding sequence ATGGCCACCTTCCCGTTCGAACTCGTCTCGCCCGAGCGCCTCGTCTATTCCGGCACGGTGAGCGAAGTCGTCGTGCCGGGCACCGAGGGCGAGTTCGGCATCCTCGCCGGCCATGCGCCCTTCGTCTCGACGCTCAAGCCCGGCATCCTGACCATCAAGGGCGACGGCGCCACGCGCAAGCTGTTCGTGCGCGGCGGCTTCGCCGAGGCGAACCCGCAGGGCCTGACCGTGCTGGCGGAGACCGCCATCCCGCTCGCCGAGCTGCACGCCGAAAACCTCACGCAGATGATCAAGGACGCGGAAGAGGACGTCGAGGACGCCAAGGACGAGACGACCCGCAACCGCCGCCTGGTCTTCCTCGAGCAGGTGAAGTCGGCGGCCGCGGCCGTCGAGGCCGATGCGCGCACGGCGCATTGA
- a CDS encoding F0F1 ATP synthase subunit delta produces MAETYVSGVAGRYATALFELARDANAVDAVKADLDRFAALIAESDDLKRLVRSAVFSSEEQERAVAAILDKAGIGGLAGNFFKTVAANRRLFTVEAIIRAYEALVFAYKGEVMAEVTVAQPLSESHAATLKQALDAMTGKNVKLAVEVDPSLLGGLKVKLGSKLVDASLKTKLNSIRTAMKEVR; encoded by the coding sequence GTGGCCGAGACCTACGTATCCGGAGTGGCAGGACGTTACGCGACGGCGCTCTTCGAGCTCGCCCGCGACGCCAATGCCGTCGATGCGGTGAAGGCCGACCTCGACAGGTTCGCCGCCCTGATCGCCGAGAGCGACGATCTCAAGCGCCTGGTGCGCAGCGCGGTGTTCTCCTCCGAGGAGCAGGAAAGGGCGGTCGCCGCCATCCTCGACAAGGCCGGGATCGGCGGTCTCGCCGGCAATTTCTTCAAGACCGTGGCGGCCAACCGCCGCCTGTTCACGGTCGAGGCGATCATCCGCGCCTATGAGGCGCTGGTCTTCGCCTACAAGGGCGAGGTGATGGCCGAGGTCACGGTCGCCCAGCCGCTCTCTGAATCCCACGCCGCCACGCTGAAGCAGGCGCTCGACGCGATGACCGGCAAGAACGTCAAGCTTGCCGTCGAGGTCGATCCCTCGCTGCTCGGCGGGCTCAAGGTCAAGCTCGGCTCGAAGCTCGTCGACGCCTCGCTCAAGACCAAGCTCAATTCGATCCGCACTGCGATGAAAGAGGTTCGCTGA
- a CDS encoding type II toxin-antitoxin system Phd/YefM family antitoxin codes for MKLSERIKPISYLKANAAEVIAKLAEHQQPMIITVNGEAKAVLQDIDSYEEMQEAIALMKALTLTEQQVKEGGVEPLDEAFRQVRDSYKG; via the coding sequence ATGAAGCTTTCCGAACGCATCAAGCCGATCAGCTACCTCAAGGCCAACGCCGCCGAGGTGATCGCCAAGCTCGCCGAGCATCAGCAGCCGATGATCATCACCGTCAACGGCGAGGCCAAGGCGGTGCTGCAGGACATCGACAGCTACGAGGAGATGCAGGAGGCGATCGCGCTGATGAAGGCGCTCACCCTCACCGAGCAGCAGGTGAAGGAGGGCGGGGTTGAGCCGCTCGACGAGGCGTTCCGGCAGGTTCGGGACAGCTACAAGGGTTGA
- a CDS encoding DEAD/DEAH box helicase: MKERYLNTFPELGLAEPILKALAEANHSTPTPIQAQAVPQVLAGRDLVGIAQTGTGKTAAFALPILHHLVTKRLRPERRSARALVLSPTRELSGQILESFRLYGKHVRPSTALAIGGVPIGRQARSLAGGVDVLVATPGRLVDLLENNAVRLDMVEVFVLDEADQMLDMGFIHAIRSIVARLPHKRRNLFFSATMPREIEKLADTLLSDPVRVAVTPVAKTADKIEQKVFFTDRAGKPNLLVEVLGEPTLDRALVFSRTKHGADRVVKSLAGAGINAEAIHGNKSQPQRERALAAFRQGVVKVLVATDIAARGIDVPGVSHVINYDLPNVPESYVHRIGRTARAGREGIAISFCDGEERPFLRDIERLIKLTIPSVDRRGETRRDGTTRPVAGREDNSFREERGPREHRGPREDRGPRQDRGPRREGEQRPFHRGPRPEHRSGEARSEERGPRREGEQRPFHRGPRPDHRGGEARSEERGFRPERPHDGHRKDAHRHDGPRPDAHRADGQRQDGHRHEGHRHEGHRHEGARPEGVRRDGPPREGRRPPRRKSFRPAN; this comes from the coding sequence ATGAAAGAACGCTACTTGAACACTTTCCCTGAGCTCGGCCTCGCCGAGCCGATCCTGAAAGCCCTCGCGGAAGCGAACCATTCCACTCCCACGCCGATCCAGGCCCAGGCCGTGCCGCAGGTGCTCGCCGGCCGCGACCTCGTCGGCATCGCCCAGACGGGCACCGGCAAGACCGCCGCCTTCGCGCTGCCGATCCTGCACCACCTCGTCACCAAGCGCCTGCGCCCCGAGCGCCGCTCGGCCCGCGCGCTGGTGCTGAGCCCGACCCGGGAACTCTCCGGCCAGATCCTCGAGAGCTTCCGGCTCTACGGCAAGCATGTGCGCCCCTCGACCGCGCTCGCCATCGGCGGCGTGCCGATCGGCCGGCAGGCGCGCTCGCTCGCCGGCGGCGTCGACGTGCTGGTGGCCACGCCCGGCCGCCTCGTCGACCTGCTCGAAAACAATGCGGTGCGGCTCGACATGGTCGAGGTCTTCGTCCTCGACGAAGCCGACCAGATGCTCGACATGGGCTTCATCCACGCCATCCGCTCCATCGTCGCCCGGCTCCCGCACAAGCGCCGCAACCTGTTCTTCTCCGCCACCATGCCGCGCGAGATCGAGAAGCTCGCCGACACGCTGCTGAGCGACCCGGTGCGCGTGGCGGTGACGCCGGTCGCCAAGACCGCCGACAAGATCGAGCAGAAGGTGTTCTTCACCGATCGCGCCGGCAAGCCGAACCTCCTCGTCGAGGTGCTGGGCGAACCCACGCTCGACCGGGCGCTGGTGTTCTCGCGCACCAAGCACGGCGCCGACCGCGTGGTGAAGAGCCTCGCGGGCGCCGGCATCAACGCCGAGGCGATCCACGGCAACAAGTCCCAGCCGCAGCGCGAGCGCGCGCTTGCCGCCTTCCGGCAGGGCGTGGTGAAGGTGCTGGTGGCGACCGACATCGCCGCGCGCGGCATCGACGTGCCGGGCGTCAGCCACGTCATCAATTACGACCTCCCCAACGTGCCGGAGAGCTATGTCCACCGCATCGGCCGCACCGCGCGCGCCGGCCGCGAGGGCATCGCCATCTCCTTCTGCGACGGCGAGGAGCGCCCGTTCCTGCGCGACATCGAGCGGCTGATCAAGCTGACCATCCCCTCGGTCGACCGGCGCGGCGAGACCCGCCGCGACGGCACCACCCGGCCGGTGGCCGGCCGCGAGGACAACAGCTTCCGCGAGGAGCGTGGTCCGCGCGAGCATCGCGGTCCCCGCGAAGACCGTGGTCCGCGTCAGGATCGCGGTCCGCGCCGCGAGGGCGAGCAGCGTCCGTTCCATCGTGGTCCGCGTCCCGAGCATCGCAGCGGCGAGGCGCGTAGCGAGGAACGCGGCCCGCGCCGCGAGGGCGAACAGCGCCCGTTCCATCGCGGTCCCCGCCCGGATCATCGCGGCGGCGAGGCCCGCAGCGAGGAGCGCGGCTTCCGTCCCGAGCGCCCGCATGACGGCCACCGCAAGGACGCGCATCGTCACGACGGGCCGCGCCCGGATGCGCACCGCGCCGACGGGCAGCGCCAGGACGGCCACCGTCATGAAGGGCATCGTCACGAGGGCCATCGCCACGAAGGCGCCCGGCCCGAGGGCGTGCGCCGTGACGGCCCGCCGCGCGAGGGCCGGCGCCCGCCGCGCCGCAAGTCGTTCCGCCCGGCGAACTGA
- a CDS encoding type II toxin-antitoxin system RelE/ParE family toxin, producing MPRRVVVAADARADLQALFAYIAEHDSLAAAERVLAGLREAAASLAEQPLRGRIPQEMQLLGRTDFREIVVHKTYRIIYRVEEDAVVVYGVADGRRDMQGFLYRRLVR from the coding sequence ATGCCGCGCCGCGTTGTGGTCGCCGCCGACGCCCGCGCCGATCTGCAGGCGCTGTTCGCCTATATCGCCGAGCACGACTCACTGGCGGCCGCGGAGCGCGTTCTCGCCGGGCTTCGCGAGGCTGCCGCCAGCCTTGCCGAGCAGCCGCTGCGCGGCCGCATCCCGCAGGAGATGCAGCTCCTCGGCAGGACCGATTTCCGCGAGATCGTCGTCCACAAGACCTACCGCATCATCTACCGGGTGGAGGAGGATGCGGTCGTCGTCTATGGCGTCGCCGACGGGCGCCGCGACATGCAGGGTTTCCTCTACCGCCGCCTCGTGCGGTAG
- a CDS encoding F0F1 ATP synthase subunit gamma codes for MASLKDLRNRIASVKATQKITKAMQMVAAAKLRRAQQAAEAARPYAQRMEGVLGNIANAVAAGPDVPRLLTGTGKDETHLLLVLTAERGLCGAFNSSIVRLAREQAFLLMNQGKTVKIYCVGRKGYEPLRRLFPKQIVKLVELRANKGVTFADAQAIAHDIGDMFAAGEFDVATQFFSRFHSVISQVPTAQQLVPATFPEQPAAAATGASAVYDYEPGEAEILADLLPRNLAVQIFKALLENGASEQGARMSAMDNATRNAGEMIKKQTLTYNRTRQAMITKELIEIISGAEAL; via the coding sequence ATGGCCAGCCTTAAGGATCTGCGCAATCGCATCGCTTCGGTGAAGGCGACGCAGAAGATCACCAAGGCGATGCAGATGGTGGCCGCGGCCAAGCTGCGGCGCGCCCAGCAGGCCGCCGAGGCCGCGCGTCCCTATGCCCAGCGCATGGAAGGCGTGCTCGGCAACATCGCCAATGCCGTCGCCGCCGGCCCGGACGTGCCGCGGCTGCTCACCGGCACCGGCAAGGACGAGACGCACCTGCTGCTCGTGCTCACCGCCGAGCGCGGCCTGTGCGGAGCCTTCAACTCGTCGATCGTCCGCCTCGCCCGCGAGCAGGCTTTCCTGCTGATGAACCAGGGCAAGACGGTCAAGATCTACTGCGTCGGCCGCAAGGGCTACGAGCCGCTGCGCCGGCTGTTCCCGAAGCAGATCGTCAAGCTGGTCGAGCTGCGCGCCAATAAGGGCGTCACCTTCGCCGACGCGCAGGCGATCGCCCACGACATCGGCGACATGTTCGCCGCCGGCGAGTTCGACGTCGCCACCCAGTTCTTCAGCCGCTTCCACTCGGTCATCTCGCAGGTGCCGACGGCGCAGCAGCTGGTCCCCGCCACCTTCCCGGAGCAGCCGGCGGCTGCGGCCACGGGCGCGTCGGCGGTCTACGACTACGAGCCCGGCGAGGCCGAGATCCTCGCCGACCTGCTGCCGCGCAACCTCGCGGTGCAGATCTTCAAGGCGCTGCTCGAGAACGGCGCCTCCGAGCAGGGCGCGCGCATGAGCGCGATGGACAACGCCACCCGCAACGCGGGTGAGATGATCAAGAAGCAGACTTTGACCTACAACCGCACCCGCCAGGCGATGATCACGAAGGAACTGATCGAGATCATCTCCGGCGCCGAGGCGCTGTGA
- the ccmB gene encoding heme exporter protein CcmB yields the protein MSRAFLALLQRDLRLAIRAGGGAGLGVVFFLAVVVVTPFAIGPDLALLARIGPAILWIGALLASLIGLDRLFAADAEDGSLDVMSMLELPLELIAAAKGLAHWIATGLPLVIAAPVLSLLLNLEPASIGALTLTLLVGTPAITFLGLIGAAFAAAFRRGGLLVAVLVMPLTIPVLIFAVAATGTALGGTVPFGTPFRILAGLSLASLVLGPIAAAAALRVTRD from the coding sequence ATGAGCCGCGCCTTCCTCGCCCTGCTCCAGCGCGACCTCAGGCTCGCCATCCGCGCCGGCGGCGGCGCCGGGCTCGGCGTCGTCTTCTTCCTCGCCGTCGTGGTGGTGACGCCCTTCGCCATCGGCCCGGACCTCGCTTTGCTCGCGCGCATCGGCCCGGCGATATTGTGGATCGGCGCGCTGCTCGCTTCGCTGATCGGCCTCGACCGGCTTTTCGCGGCGGACGCCGAGGACGGCTCGCTCGACGTCATGTCGATGCTGGAACTGCCGCTGGAGCTGATCGCCGCCGCCAAGGGCCTCGCCCACTGGATTGCGACGGGGCTGCCGCTCGTCATCGCCGCGCCGGTGCTGTCGCTGCTGCTCAACCTCGAGCCCGCCTCCATCGGCGCACTGACGCTGACGCTGCTCGTCGGCACGCCGGCGATCACCTTTCTCGGGCTGATCGGCGCGGCGTTTGCCGCCGCCTTCCGCCGCGGCGGGCTGCTGGTGGCGGTGCTGGTGATGCCGCTGACCATCCCCGTGCTGATCTTCGCGGTGGCGGCGACCGGCACCGCGCTCGGCGGCACCGTGCCCTTCGGCACGCCGTTCCGCATCCTTGCCGGCCTGTCGCTCGCCTCCCTCGTGCTCGGCCCGATCGCCGCGGCGGCGGCGCTGCGGGTGACCCGCGACTGA